A window from Hemibagrus wyckioides isolate EC202008001 linkage group LG19, SWU_Hwy_1.0, whole genome shotgun sequence encodes these proteins:
- the sypl1 gene encoding synaptophysin-like protein 1, producing MQTGFRLNLSPVKEPLGFIKLVEWFAAMFAFGCCGGYSGRNVISLLCGEGKNETLNVTFTYPFRLNQVLLVEDNATLCNRTMSATHLMGDSSSSVEFFVAVAVLAFLYCMIALLVYVGYMHVYRDSDFGPVFDFLVTAAFAFLWLVCSSAWAQGLQKVKHATGTEGICTSLKSQVNCEVTEFSSMRTLDISVVFGFLNLIIWSGNAWFVYKETCWHSQKRSSRQEAERGRGPGPI from the exons ATGCAGACGGGATTTCGGTTAAACCTGAGCCCAGTTAAAGAGCCACTGGGCTTCATCAAACTGGTGGAGTGG TTTGCAGCTATGTTTGCTTTTGGATGCTGCGGTGGTTACAGTGGCAGGAATGTGATTTCCCTGTTATGTGGTGAAGGAAAAAATGAGACCCTTAATGTCACTTTTACATACCCATTCAG GTTAAACCAGGTGCTGTTGGTTGAAGACAATGCGACTCTGTGCAACCGCACCATGTCTGCCACACATCTGATGGGGGATTCTTCATCCTCTGTTGAGTTTTTCGTGGCCGTGGCTGTCCTGGCGTTCCTCTATTGCATGATAGCTCTGCTGGTGTACGTGGGCTACATGCACGTGTACCGGGATTCTGACTTTGGCCCAGTGTTT GATTTTTTGGTGACAGCAGCATTTGCGTTTCTGTGGCTGGTCTGCTCATCAGCCTGGGCACAAGGGCTGCAGAAAGTCAAGCATGCCACCGGGACGGAGGGCATCTGCACCAGTCTGAAGTCTCAGGTCAACTGTGAGGTCACTGAATTTTCCAGCATGCGCACGCTGGATATATCAGTG GTGTTTGGCTTCCTGAACCTGATCATCTGGAGTGGTAATGCCTGGTTTGTTTACAAGGAAACATGTTGGCATTCACAGAAGCGCAGTTCTCGACAGGAGGCAGAGCGTGGCCGGGGCCCTGGCCCTATCTAG